The genomic DNA tttgcacaGACCTCTGAAGAGGGCGACCGAGCGAGACAGGGACAGCACTGAGAAAACCACAACGGCACTCAGAGCCAACCAGTTGGAGGAGACGGTGTAGTGCTCTAGTCTGTATCGCTGGAACAGGAAGTGGTAGCATTTCTGTACAAAATAAagggaaaacatttaaaatgccaatttaaaaaaagactacTGCACATACTGAAAGCTGCAAAAACCCACCTGTAGGGATGAGAGGGCTACTGCTCCACAAAGACAGATCAGAGGGTAGATGGGAAAAAGAAAGCGCTCCTCTTTATGGGGTCTGGTGAAGAAAACCAACATCCAGATATACATGGGAGACAGTGTCAACCAGTATGGACGGCCCAGGTTCTGCACTGCAGAAAACATAATTAAACAAAAGCATGAAATCACAAGAAGACCTGTTTGAAAAGTAATATCACAGCAGAAATAAGCCCTCTTACACAGGGCatttacagaaaatctgacagtaaatttaaaactttttaagaccctcttcatacattttaagactcTATGACATCTTCCCTTTCTAACCCATTACATTAACAACACAGTTAAGTATAAGTTTGTGCtgatatgaaaacaaaaaagtgacaaagaaaagaaagtatAGTATAATAAGGTAGCTGAATGGGAGAACTTTTTTACTTAAGTGGCCTCGAAGTAGTTATACCACAATCTAGAGGCACCTATTTACAAGTTTTGCACTGCAGTTCAAGCTTAAAAGTAGAACATCATACCTTCaggtctgaagaaaaaaaacacaaggtaTAATTGCCCATTTCAGGACAACCTCTTTAGATCACTATTAAAATCATTAAGACCTTATAGTCTTTCATTCAAGGcttttgaatactttttaaaagccttaattttggcTCAATTTACTAATAAGGTTTTGATAATTGTTAAGACCCTGCAGACACCCTGTTACAATGTGTAGGACTAGACTTTGTGTTTACTTCCTTCCACTCCACAATGTGGCATTAACTTAAGAGGACTTTGGTGCAACATAGAGTCAGCAATGTCTGTGCTGTGGTGTAATTTGGATCTAGATTGAAACCACACAGTCCTCACCATTGAACCGGTGCAACAGTGTCTCCATGAGAGCAGTGAGTGGCAGGGAGAACAGTGCCAGAGCAAACACCAGGTTGAAGTTCAGGAGTCCATTTACAAAGTAGAAATGCCACGGTTCTGTTCctggaaatgaaatgaaaagtcgtGACAATTGTCACCATGAAACATCTTAAAATGGGGGGCAAACTTTGCTTTGTCATTCTGTTTAAAGCTCCAAAAATGATTGTTAAGACTCAAGCTCTGAGGTTCTATACTACTGATCCCAAAACTCCCCTTTAAGTACAAATGTATATTAAGATGCTGAGCCCCTCAAGAATCCACACAAAAAATTGATGCATTGTTGTCGAAAATTAACATTTGTCTTAAGTGATTTCATTCTATCCTGAATTGAAGTGCGGCTGACCAGGTACCCTGCTATTTGTTAGTGATGAAACatgtatttttgcaaattcttaTCTCAAGACCTTTGACTATCAATAAGGTTTTATCATTATataagtgaaaacaaaacaaaaaaaaaaaaaaaattttgataaCCTCTGAGCAGCCACCCTGAGGGGGCCTGGCAACCTATTTTCTAAACAAATTGTGTTCATGTTACGCCCTCTAGAGTCCTATTAAAGCAGTGCATACAGTGGTAATATTTAATAAACATCTACTGTGTTTGCTTCTTTGTTCTCAcaatctgaaaaacaaaaatctaaatctgCATAATTAGTAGGATTTTACACCTTGGCTGTCACTTAAAAAGGAAAGACAAtgtcaaaaatatatttgctgTTTGAATATGGCACACAACGTCAAATTGCTGctttagatgtttttagtgCTATGAAATATGAAACCGTTAAAAGAGTATTTCATTTTAGGAAAAGCGCGGTGTTTACATGGACAGCATCAATGTCTGTGGGCATGAATGATCCCTCTCAGTATAATATAAATCTAATTTATTTAGTGATGTGTGCTCTTACCGTACAGATCAGGTCCATGCGGTGTGAAGACATTATAGAGGAGAATGTTAAGTGGAGCTATGACTAGTTTTCCATAAAAGAAAGAGTCCACTGCCACCAGGGGTACCTGGGGAAGACATAAGCTGTTAAATTTGTATCATCTTTAGCTACATGAGCCTTATATTACACAATTTATGTACATAAACAAATGTGTTTAATGTGGGTATTTACCCCAACAAGGTTTATGTTGTTAAATATCATTTCACTGAACCTGACAAGTAAAAAGGGCCATTATGAAGCTacattaatgattaactctCCACAGGCAGTCTGTGCAAACAGTTCAGCTGTGTCACTGTAACCAGTCTCTTCTACATGTACTGTGCCTAAGACACTAAAAGTGTTTGATACTTCTTTCATTACTTTTTGATACCAAGTTTGGTCATATCTCAAAGCCGTTGCATGAAAACAGAAGAGAGCAGGAATGCACGGGTTGGCTTGAACTTTTTGTCAATTAAAAACAAGTACTTAACCAATATTAATTACCAAAGacttgtatttttattgctgtggTAGTCTAACATGTACAGGCATCTTTTTTGAagattattttggatttttgcttttattttgataggacagctatTGAGAGAcaggaatcatgaggagagagagaggggtaagacatgcaccaaacagtgctggGACCAGGACTTTATCCTGTGACCAGTGAAGTGAGGGCTGTATATGAGTGCCTGTTCTGTCAACTGTGCTAAACGGGCACCCACAtattagaatttttttatttaaactgaagATGAAAAACTGATATCCTGACAGCCCTACATGCACCTTTTTcctgaaaataaatacaattctCACCAACAGCAGAAGCAAAGCAACAGCTGACCAGATGATAAAACTTTTCCACTGCCTCTTCATCACCAGCAGATCAAAAGCAATTGGGACCCTGTAAAAAAGAAGCTTTAGTGAGGGTTGAAACAAAATTTCACAAGTCCGTCAGGGAAAATTCTGTCCCACAAAAAGGCATTACTATTTGAAAATCCTACCCAACCAGAGCAGAGAACGGCCATCCAACGATGGCTCCGGCAGCTACACCCATGATGGCTAATGGTGTTGAGTCCTGAAACCATCCCGTCATGGCAACCAGAGTCGTGTACATACAGAAGGAGGAAGGTAGGAATGCTGAGAGGGAAAACAATGGAGGTTGAATCACACAGAATCATAAATTACTAACAAGTCACAGTGACTGGatttcaacaaaaaagaaacaggatGAGTtactggaaagaaaaaaaatcaaattgagTCAGATCTGAAAAATAGCTTTAAACAAGACAGTTTAGGTGAGAGGTACTGTATCTATAAAAAGTATCCAACTTCTTGGATGTttcactcttttattgattttataaatcaatattataatttggcttttttgaccaaaaaagaaaacccctttaatgtcaaagtgaaaacatgtgTCTACACATTAGTGTTACTTAAAAACATTCTGTTAagtttcagttaaatccatcatcaagaaatggaaggaatatttCATATGTGtgaatctgtctagatcaggctgtcctcacaaactcagtgagcatgcaagaagaagactagctagagaggccaccaagacacacGTGACTACttaggagttacaagcttcagtagcTGCATACAAAGACTGTTGCAGTGTTTCTTTACCaatcagagctttatgggaaaggggcaaagagaaagtgggttgaagaaaacttgttcaatcttgactagagtttgccaaaaggcatgtgggaagCTCCATCATGAAGTGGGAGAAAATttgttggtctgatgagaccaaaatggtgcttttaggtcatcagacaagacacatAAACACCGCACATCACTACAAatacaccatccctactgtggagtgtgatggtggcagcatcatgttgtggggatgcttctcagcagctggcacTGGAAGGTGTGtaaagctaaccttgcaaagcagagggaTACGCGCGTTTTCGTGTTTCTcattggcaaatccatcttgcaatgcttccatctgaactgtttgggcccgattagaaagtgacaggaccaatcagctacgaggggcagtatATTTGGGCGCGGAGGAGTCGTGATAtatgcaagcagcagcaagaggctggtgtcGTTATGGTGGAatacattagtgtggatgctgctatagcgccagttttatcagaacttgatgaaattttttcattaaaagaagaacaaagaacagcagtgagttgttttcttttcaacaacgacaaaagttgtgtactgacacgtcaccatggttcatgttatgcagttctgtatggagtttactcctcagtagcatCTTGGACGTTGCAACGATGTCATGTGTTtagttgttctgattggcccataaagatgtcaAAGGTTCTacccttttccaaacactgtatatcgaaggttaaacaaatccatctggcatgtcaggttagtgtaaaggtagagggtaaaataaatgctgcaagATACAGGAAAAtactggaggacaatcttattcagtctgcaagagaattacggcttggaagaagatttaaTTCCCAGCAAGACAACGACATGGAGATAcaatgaaagctacacagaaatggtttaaagacaacaaggtgaatgttctggagtggtggagtcaaagcccagacctcaatccaagagagaatttgtggctggacttaaaaagggctaTTCATGCCTGATCCTcatgacagagcttgagcagttttgctaaGGAGTTTTGacttgaaaggggtgaatatttatgcagttacttattttacattgcatattttaGTGTAATTTACAttgactgttttcattttgacattaaagagttttttgtcagaaaaaccAAACTACagtgaccatgattgatttacaaaatcaaaaaggttaaaacatcaaagaggatgaatattttttataggcattgtaaATCTGACCAACCTGCAGATGAGCAGAACATTCCAGTGCTCAGGACAAGAAATGCTAACATCAGACGACCCACGTGCAAACCAAACTTCTTACAAACTGCCCtgtatcacacacacacagacaaaacaCTTGGTTAAAATctcaaataaacaaagaaaacatattCATAAAAATCTCCACAATAATCCAAACAGTATGTCAAAGCCCTTGGGTTGCCTGTGTGCACTTAAGAGTAGTGTACACTCACTTGTAGAAATAGAGTTCACAGACACAGCAGGAAAACGCTAAGACACATCGTACAAAGTAGAACACCAACACCTGCAACACAACCATAACAAAATACAGTTCATGAGTTCATGTTTGGTTTTCAGCAGCCTATTTTACCAGTTTGGTTTCCCAAAAAGGAGATTTTTACAGATCAGGACCGGAGATGATTGattctttgttttaaataagcgcatttcttttgatgaaaaaaaagcagctgattATGCTGCAGGTAAAGTAAGGTAAAACATGCACAGGCTCAAATGACAGCATGTTTTGAATAGTTACCTTGTTTGTCTGGAGAACATGGGCATGCAAACAAGCAGGAAGTGCGTGCAACCAAAGGTAGGCGTACGACCTGATGGCGTACAACGGAGAATATTCCCATGTTTGCATTCCTGTTCCATACAGCAGGTAGTGCATCTGTCAACACAAGTAATGATGACAGTTACAGACATGAAGAGTTGAGAAAACAAGTGGCACTTTTGTTTAGG from Cheilinus undulatus linkage group 12, ASM1832078v1, whole genome shotgun sequence includes the following:
- the alg9 gene encoding alpha-1,2-mannosyltransferase ALG9 codes for the protein MAAKALRQRTRRGSRQDGNNVSVPNDARPPKEEKTGDDSKTTETRQESVSRGGQVWAPEGSTAFKCLLSARFCAALLSNISDCDETFNYWEPMHYLLYGTGMQTWEYSPLYAIRSYAYLWLHALPACLHAHVLQTNKVLVFYFVRCVLAFSCCVCELYFYKAVCKKFGLHVGRLMLAFLVLSTGMFCSSAAFLPSSFCMYTTLVAMTGWFQDSTPLAIMGVAAGAIVGWPFSALVGVPIAFDLLVMKRQWKSFIIWSAVALLLLLVPLVAVDSFFYGKLVIAPLNILLYNVFTPHGPDLYGTEPWHFYFVNGLLNFNLVFALALFSLPLTALMETLLHRFNVQNLGRPYWLTLSPMYIWMLVFFTRPHKEERFLFPIYPLICLCGAVALSSLQKCYHFLFQRYRLEHYTVSSNWLALSAVVVFSVLSLSRSVALFRGYHAPLDLYPEFHRIAKDPTLHAVPEGRPVSVCVGKEWYRFPSSFLLPHNWQLHFIQSEFKGQLPQPYAPGPLATQTIPANMNDQNLEEPTRYVDLRQCHYLVDLDIEEETSLEPNYSANKEEWNVIAYKPFIQASRSSRLFRAFYIPFLSDHHTTYRRYVILKPRRQKQPRKRSHG